TACTGTAGGCATTGCCTCTTGCTTCTCCTTTGCCGTATTATAACAATAGGAAACAAaagaatcctgcactcaccgcagaaACAAATGTCTTATGGCTCTTTCTTGGATCCCCTGGTGGACAGGAAGGTAGGTCAgatgtggggcgctcagaggcgactgcaagGCAGTCGTCTCTGAGCACCCCACACCAGACCTACCTTCCCATCTACTGGGGGATCTGAGGAGGAGCCGTGAGACATTTGTttctgcggtgagtgcaggattcttTTGTTTCCTATTGGCTAAGACTCAATACCCAATACCAAATCCATAGCAACCCAGACGGTCAACTTCTCAGGTGCAATTCAAGATATTCTGTAATACCGGTGACTTGTCCCTGTTCGGTATGACGTCTCCCAGTAGACACTGGCACCAGCTTACCTTTCATCACTGCTGTCTGACCCAGGTCACCTCCTCCCATGCCCTCCCTTCTTCTGCTGCAGTATCTGGTCCTGTCAGTAGTACCAGTCAACGGCCAGCTGCCATTATGTACTACCTATATTTTGCAACTACACCTATTCCTCCTTCACTAACTAATTTCGGCTCCTAATGTTCTGGGTAAAGGTGTTTGTCTATGAGTTCCTGTATCATGTTGTACCATATTCTTTCTTTGCTTGCATCTCTCCAGTGTATGACCAGGCAGGTCAACTACAAACCAATGCTGCCCGTCCTAACTTGTTTGCCTCTCTCTGATCTCACTACTACACTGCCTGCCCAGGACCTTGGTCAGTACCTGGACTTGTCTTCACCTGACTCCACTGATTTTCTTGGCTAGCCACAAGCTACACCGGGACCAACGCTACATGTCTCGGTTTGTTAGTCTCCCTGCCACAAGTCCAGATCTCCAATCCAGGGAGGGTTAAAGGGTGAATAGGTGGGCACTATTTAGACAACACTCTTAGGAGTGGCCCAAATTCAATCCTTTTAGGTGTCACAGCAGGTCCATTGTCCATTACACAGTCTCTATCCAGTGCTGGCATCACAACATTGGTATCAGTTATATCATCAGACATTTCTGTACTATACCAGAGGCTGCGTGTATGCCAACAGACCCATGAGATCATACAAGAAGGGTGTTGGTTCTTTGTAGTATTTACAGTAGTATCACATCTACCAGCTTCATCTGTAAGATGGCAACACTTTTATGTGTATATCTAGATGTAAACAAAATCACTTCAGACCTGCCACCCTCGTCCCTAGCAGATATTACTGAATGTCTCTGGTCACTCTTATACAGTATACCATAACATTTATGTCTTATTTTGCAGTCACTCTTATACAGTATACCGTAACATTTTGTGGTGCCGGGAGAGTAACGGTGTCTAGGGTGTTGCagtaatagtgtagggtctggtggttttatcccttgaatgtcgtgatgccagggtaaggtttcctcaatagtaatgttcctaccgccaaccgtcccacaaactgcagggagaaataacagaatatccacagcagattttatgaagtaaactgaagaaactttacttgcagattttatgcaacggtattgaacataacagccttttcaagagtgaaccgggatacaggttcctcacaggtttgctgggacttggaagcaatgagcttttggtgctagccactgtgctacaatTTTAGAGTAtttgagctgatagtagtcacacaggattcagtagctTGAGCcttgagtaactcacgttttgtggctgcaggttcttaggctttgggcctagatgaattgagatttcTGTTGAGATGCTTGTGCTTCTCTTAATAATCCGGAACTAATAGagtgaatttagtggctgcaggcccttatatattaagagggctggacaaagctcattggtcagcaaacctgtaagttatgaacccagtgaactctgggtacatcacatgacctccaaAGGTCCGTAAGCATTTTAAACATTACAACTGTGTAtcacgtgaccactaaggtcctatacatatatttcctatacattaaattaaCATGCACTCACTTTACTTAAGACGTCTAGGGGTaaatcctgcaggagagccctatagacatggagggactctagttGCGTGGGACCTTTGACAAgggacaggaccatgtcctgcaccgggacaccacaaacccccttacttgacATAAGTCGTCCTCGACGTACGTCCCCTAGGATAGAGGAACGGAATGGCCAtagggccggatgcagtcctgagcATTAATGCAAATGTCCATATTCAGGCTGTAGTTGAGTAATGGTATAGAATCTTTGTGCATAGTGAAATGTCCATACAAGCTGTAAaattgatataccgtatttatcggcgtataacacgcactttttaggctaacatttttagcctaaagtctatgtgcgtgttatacgccaataagccgCTTCAGTTCAACGatataaagcgggcgctttaaatcaatgaactgcagcggctttgcaggtgcagagacagccagcactgccggcttctctgcccctgcctgccctggggtctagagccctgctgccggcccttttctccccctggctatcggcgccgctgcccgttctctccccctgactatcggtgccggcgcagacagacagggggagagaaggggcagcggcatccattgccggtgccgctgccccgttgtctccccccatcccctgttgccggggtcgggtccgcggggcttcaggcctccggtgtgcgtcccctgcgtcgttgctatgcgctgcacagcgcggcgcatgacgtcagtgcgccacgccgtgcagtgcatagcaacgacgcaggggacgcacaacggaggcctgaagcagcgcagacccgaccccggcaacaggtaattatgcaactggGGATTGGGggaagcaacggggcagcggcgccggcaatgggtgccgctgccccttctctccccttggctgttggcgccactgccccattgccggcgctgcttctctccccctggctatcggcgccagcaatggggcgccggcaccgatagtcagggggagagaatggacagcggcgcagatagccagcgggagagaagcggcggcagcagggctctagaccccaggaaaggcaggggcagagaagcgggcagcgatggcctctctccccctgcctttcctgggggtgtatcggggtatacacgcgcacacacgcaccctcattttaccatggatatttgggtaaaaaactttttttacccaaatatccttggtaaaatgagggagcgtgttataggccggtgcgtggtacaccccgataaatacggtacatccaGGATTGTTTGGGATTGGATCACGAACAGGATAGATATGAACTTATCTATATCCTTTTAGTATCTCCATTTTACTTTACTTTATTATGCACCTATTGACTATGCATGAAATTTAATAACAAAtaacatttgacattttttttcttgactGACAAATAGACTAATACACGACTAGAAGTATGTATAATGACGGTGACAGTCTTGATATCTGATGGGAATATTTCTTTGTAGGCATTAGTGAAGGGTGACACTATTTGTTACTtccagaggagctgggagggcaCCTTTAAGTAAACACTATAACACCTAAAAAAATAGATACTTTGTGTACAGTTAATGGATATTTCTGTACAATAACTATGGACATTTTGTTTGACATTCTGTATCAATAGACATTTTATTTATTAGAACACAAGGGCTACTTGATAGCAGCACAACATTTGATGCATTCAGGTACATTTACCTGCTGCAAATGTGCAACATTTagtgcacaaaaatatattactgtgAGGATATTTACAACAAACAGAcacgtaaggatcagcagtccacctacgttATGAGTCCAAAAACATCACGGCTGTACGGGAGCCGGGCATAAACTTACAAGGATCTCCTCAGGCAAGGAGTCTCTTGGCCTGGGGCCCGGCAGAAGCTTAAGAAagtggttacattgctgaacaAGCCAACttcttggcatagtcctgccaggcacttcttCTTGAACAGGTTAAATCCGAAACAGAACAGTCTGTAAAGAAGCAAAGGTACTGGGGTACCACAGAATTAATGGTAAGCAAACAAAAGAAATCAATGACTTTAAACGGGGTATCTTCTTGACTCCCAACCTCGCCGGTCAGCGTGCTTCCTGCTCTTGGACATGTAACGAGGAACACGAGGTTGGGATTCTCTCAGGGGATGAATAGCAGTGTCCCATGAGACATTAGTGAGCTTCGACTGTGAAACAGAGGGGTTAAAACTCACTACAAAATTAACAGCAGCCGCTGAGGCCACTGGTACCACCGTTGGTGCTGGTGCAGCACGTCTGTCGGTGCCTGCTGGTCAGGACACACCTCCGGGCATGGAGTAGGCCTTGGCACATCTGTTGGTGCCCGTTacttaggcctcacctcctcagggggagtaggcctgggtacattCTCTGCTAGAGCTGCGGCAGAATGATAGGACTTGGGGTGCATGACAGGTGCTCTGAATCCTTCCTCTTCATCGGCTGTGTTGGGTAGCCTCATCGGCCGGATTCCATGTGGGTCTGCCTCCCAGTCGTTCTGACGGAAAATAGGTGAAGGGGATCTGCGTCGGATTCTTGGGCCTGGTGACGGCTGCAGCCCATTCACCCCGCAGACTCTGCACTGGGGTGTATTCAACAATTTCCCCTCGCTCCAGGGAGTGATAACTTTTGGGCAGATAGTCCCATTGCACGGCCCTCCTGTTGACTAAAATGTTCCCACAGTGTCGGCAGTCCAGGAGGGTCCCGAAGCCTCTGGCCTTGTCAAACTTGACCACTGTGGTGCGTAGGCGCTCTAAGGGTGCTTCACCCTCTCGTGGGTAATCCAGCATTCTGATGTATAGGGATTCTAGCTTTTTAGTATCCCTCTGCTGCTTCACCCTGTCTTCGTATGAGAGGTATTTCGGCCCATATCGCTCTCTGTGTTCAGCCTTCAGCTTCACCATTATGCTGTTAATTTCAGCCTTCCTGCGGGCCCTTTCTATCTGAGCTGTGGGGACCGGTGGGTGAGACTTCCCTGGCTGGGGAAGAACATGGTCCCACATGTATTGAATCAGCTCAGGCTCGTCGGCGAACACCCATTTCGGGAGAGGGGGTGAGCGCGAGTGTGCACTAGCAGGGTGACTTGGGATAAGGGGACCTCTTTCTCTGGGCTAGATGAGGAAGAGAAAGCGGCTTCCGCAGAGGTACTCACATCCGAGTCTTCCGTTGGGATCTCAGCCCAGGACCTCCATGtctggtggtgaggggacagtctcaccggcgatgccGTCTCTGATGTTCCGGGTGATGCCCCTTCCGGGGTAGCCGGCCACTCGTCGTCCTCCGGTAGCTGAGGCCGTGGCAACTTTTCTCTGAGTCGGCGCCATCTTAGGACTCTCTTCACGTGTAGCACTGGGCTCCGCCATGTCTGTGCACCTCGCTGCCATCTCGAGACTGTAGAGGTCTGGCCACGTGGCTTCTTTTATATGGGGCTCCCACAAGATGGCCGCCAGCCAGAAGgatgtcatcggtgcagccctgacttcctgtcccccAAGAAACACAAGCAGAAGattacagttccacttcggcattgaAACGTGTACTTTGTGGCCATGCCCAGGGACAGGTCGCGGACCAGCGCGGGACTTTTTCGTGCGCTTCTCTGGTAAATCTTTAAACCTTTCAGGGACTTGTTGTAGCGGAAAGCGGAGCATGGCTTCGCTGCAAATTTTGCACATGGCCACAGAAAGACAATCTTTACCTCCCCCCTTGCTTTTTCTTGCACCCCAGCTAAGCACAATCTCAACagtaaagtcccgtacacttttgggTGCAATTGTATTCGCTACATGCGATAATTCCGGACAGTTCAAAAAGCACATTTCTGTatagggggaggactatggcttctgtcagggtagcaaagttctttaaggcacacacctgtatcctgttcgtaagacgccAAAAGAGTGGTGGTGCCGGGAGAGtaatggtgtctagggtgttgcggtaataatgtagggtctggtggtattaacccttgaatgtcgtgacgccagggtgatgttcctaccgccaactgtcccacaaacggcagggagaaataacagaatgtccacagcagattttatgaagtaaactgaagaaactttacttgcagattttatgcaacggtattgaacataacagtcttttcaagagtgaaccggaatacaggttcctcacaggtttgttgggacttggaagcaatgagcttttggtgctagccactgtgctactatttgagagtatttgagctgatagtagtcacacaggattcagtagctTGAGCcttgagtaactcacgttttgtggctgcaggttcttaggctttgggcctagatgaattgagatttcTGTTGAGATGCTTCTGCTTCTCTTGATAATCCGGACTAAGAGAGCGAATTTAGTGGCTGcatccccttatatattaagagggctggacaaagctcattggtcagcaaacctgtaaggtatgaacccagtgaactctgggtacatcacatgacctccaaaggtccttaagcattttatacattacaactgtgtatcacgtgaccactaaggtcctatacatatatttcctatacattaaatttaTATGTTCACACTTTACTTAAGGCGACTAGGGGTaagtcctgcaggagagccctatagacaTGAAGGGACTCTAACTGCGGGGACCTTAGACAAGGGagaggaccaggtcctgtaccgggacaccacaatttcatATCTTATTTTGCAGTCACTATTATACAGTATACCATAACATTTATGTCTTATTTTGCAGTTACTcttggaaaagaacttcctaatgCAACTGACTTCAAAGGCTTCATGTTTCAGGCCCGGGCACCAGGTCAAATCACCCCCCAGGGCACATTCGTTGTCACCAGCCCTGACGCACAGACCCTGACTTGTACTAGTACTAACGTAAGTTCAGTCAAGGTTTTCCAAGTCACTTCTCTGTTATAAACTGTTTACACAGAGTTAATTGTTTTATAATATTAGGAAGATACAGTAataaataactaatatatatGTGAATTCTAGTTATTTACCTTTGGACATTGCAGGAGtcatttaaagaggacctgtggtcaggCAATGTTTGGCTGCCCTATAgagaaataaaggggtactccggtgcaaaacaaatgttttcaaatcaactggtgccagaaagttatatagatttgtaaattacttctatttaaaaatcctaatccttccagtacttagctccacaggaagttatgtagttctttccagtctgaccacagtgatctctgctgacacctctgtccgtgtctggaactgtccagagcaggagaggtttgctatggggatttgctcctgctctggacagttccggacttggacagaggtgtcagcagagagcactgtggtcatactgaaaagaactacacatgttcctgtggagcatacagcagctggtaagtactggaaggattaagaattttgtaGGAGTGGCAACCTGCTGTCGGAAGGGAGTTGGTAGCCGCCCACTGCCTGCTGATAGGGTGGCAGGCGGGCCCATAGCGTTTGAACTCCGAGTCCAACCGCCACCCTATCAGCAGGCAGTGGACAGGCTGCGTtaacccttcccgacccatgatgtacatgtatggcATGGGTCAGGTTAAGAATTATGGCGCTATCTGCAGCCAACACCATAATGACTGATATCGGAGACACTAGTACCCCGAGATTAAGCAGCGCTTACCCGTTTGATGGTTAAGCAGCAATAACACCTACGTAGTGCCGGCTATCTgtttgtatatatacacacatatatatatatatatatatatatatatatatatatatataaactttctCTTTCTAATGCATTCATAGGGTATAATGAACATCTGCCAATCTTTATCATATTTCATATGTTAACAGGATACGGTGAGTCACACTTCTAACAGCATGAAATCCAGTGTATCCGTGATTTGGCTTCCACCAAAAAAAGCCATTACAAACATACAATTCAGGTAAGGGGTGTTTGGATTTGGATTGGCATTACGGATGTTtgttggagtttagcaacagctgcagtTTACGCTGGGAGGACTGTGataaacagacaacaggtggcgcTGTGCTAATATGGTGCTTGTTAAcagagtgggggagatttatcaaaaccagtgcaaaggaaaagttgcccagttgcccatagcaaccaatcagatcgcttctttcattttgcagagtccttgttaaaaatgaaagaagcgatctgattggttgctatgggcaactgggcaacttttcctctggacaggttttgataaatctcccccggttTTCTGGGGACATAcgaaaagattattattatttatttatttttacccctAAGGCCGTGTTCATACTAAGAATCTCCATCTGGAAAAAATTCAGTTTGGAGATTTCAAGTGACGCCGGCGCCAACTGAAATCCTGATAGACAGCAATTTGTCTGTGGCGCGgattctgccagaacattgagCCTACTTTAATGTTCTGGTGGAatgtttaggctaggttcagaatacggaatctccgggcagaaaatttccgcccggagattctgagtgcggtcAGCGCCGGCTGaataagtcggcgctaggaccgagtggacactacagtctccaatagactgcaatgtgttccgtgagtatttccacctgaagaaagagcgaccccattcttcaggtggaaatttcaaagcagattttccgttcacaaattccgcttcacaaattagGAAGTGTGAATTtgcgaacggaaacccattcaccacactaaacattttagcaagcggaatttccgcctgcaatttcaaagaggaattgcaggcagaaattccgtagtctgaacctagccttagatagGAATTTTCTGACAGAAATTCTGCCCggaaaattccgcagtgtgaatgggttaacGGAAAACCCCATTCGCCTGCATTTTACCTTCAGATAGCGGAATTTCTGAGTGAAATTCAGAAGTGGAATACCgattggaaattctgtagtgtgaacccgacCTAATTATTTCAAAACAATTTGGctgtcctgggagttgtagttttgggatgctgggagttgtagttttgcaacatctggaggtctgcagtttggagatcattaccttaaaggggtactgcgcccctagacaatttatcctctatccaaaggataggggataagatgtctgatcgcgggggtcccgttgtttgggaacccccgcgatttcCCTGCAGTACCCgatgttcatttagaatgctgactgcaagtctatgggaggcggcatgGCGGCTTTTACgcaccctctcatagacttgcattgagaggtaggccatgacgtcacgagcctccagcaccgcattgctagtcatccggcatggagcgaggttcgctccgtgcactggatgactggggtgccgcagcagagattgcggggggggcagtggcgggaccccgcgatcggggataagatgtctagaggcagagtaccccctttaagacgTTGCTTGGCCATGTTGTGCCAATCAAAGTCTCAGGTCTATGGCCCAAGTGATCAACAACTATTTAAGGTAGTAAATATAAGTAAAGAGGGGcaatttcttttgtctttttaGGGCTGCAGTGGTGCAAACGAAGCCCATATTTTGGATAAATGTTTTGAGTGACATCATCCCACTCGCTGGTGCAGGAGCCCAAGTCTTGGTAAGTGTGAAATATGAAATTTAAGTAACCTGCATGGGACTAAATCTAAACACGGAGAGgtgttgcagttgcccatagcaaccaatgagatggcttcatTCATTATTCAGAGgtatttttccaaaaaaaaaaaaaaaaaaatgaaagaagcgatctgattggttgctatgggcaactggtcaacttttcctctgcaatctcccccaatgggatCTGATGGGAACCACTGGTGTCCGTTGTGCTGCGGACTGTCTGGTTCTATGAATAGACTCTGTGATGGAGACCCTGAATGGCGCCTCCATTGCAGGTATGCAACTTAGtcgtggaacacacacacacatatatggggAAATTTCGAATAAAAACCGACGCGTTTCACGTATATAACGTAGAGTGTACACAATGTAGGTAGCCATACGGAAATGTAAaagtttatagcagtgttttccaagcagtgtgcttccagctgttgcaaa
The sequence above is a segment of the Hyla sarda isolate aHylSar1 chromosome 6, aHylSar1.hap1, whole genome shotgun sequence genome. Coding sequences within it:
- the LOC130275412 gene encoding putative ferric-chelate reductase 1 isoform X1: MDLPVRQFTLLSLIFLPMHSNGFPNGKVEIACRTMMPSHDGVDAQISPSPYSLSFSSVNYTGILGFIVTLGKELPNATDFKGFMFQARAPGQITPQGTFVVTSPDAQTLTCTSTNDTVSHTSNSMKSSVSVIWLPPKKAITNIQFRAAVVQTKPIFWINVLSDIIPLAGAGAQVLAPGPLLCSTVLAYVLFTI